In a single window of the Streptomyces sp. HUAS ZL42 genome:
- a CDS encoding NAD(P)/FAD-dependent oxidoreductase, whose translation MVDADQTFVIVGGGLAGAKAAETLRAEGFTGRVILICDERDHPYERPPLSKGYLLGKEERDSVFVHPPAWYAQHDIELHLGQTVDAIDRAAKTVRFGDDGTLVHYDKLLLATGAEPRRLDIPGTDLAGVHHLRRLAHAERLKGVLTALGRDNGHIVIAGAGWIGLEVAAAAREYGAEVTVVEHNPTPLYHVLGPELGNVFAELHREHGVRFHFGARLTEIVGQDGMVLAARTDDGEEHPAHDVLAAIGAAPRTGLAEAAGLEIADRAHGGGVAVDARLRTSDPDIHAAGDVASFPHGVFDTTLRVEHWANALNGGPAAARAMLGKDVTYDRVPYFFTDQYDLGMEYSGWAPAGSYDEVVIRGDAGKREFIAFWLKERRVLAGMNVNVWDVTDPIQQLIRSRAQVNTEALADPHIPLESVAS comes from the coding sequence GTGGTCGACGCGGATCAGACATTCGTCATCGTCGGAGGAGGTCTCGCCGGCGCGAAGGCGGCCGAGACGCTCCGGGCGGAGGGCTTCACCGGCCGCGTGATACTGATCTGCGACGAACGCGACCACCCGTACGAGCGCCCGCCCCTCTCCAAGGGCTACCTGCTGGGCAAGGAGGAGCGCGACAGCGTCTTCGTCCACCCGCCCGCCTGGTACGCGCAGCACGACATCGAGCTGCACCTCGGCCAGACCGTCGACGCCATCGACCGCGCCGCGAAGACGGTCCGCTTCGGCGACGACGGCACACTCGTCCACTACGACAAACTGCTGCTCGCGACCGGCGCCGAGCCCCGCCGCCTGGACATCCCGGGCACGGACCTGGCCGGCGTGCACCACCTGCGCCGCCTCGCCCACGCCGAACGGCTCAAGGGCGTCCTGACCGCGCTGGGCCGCGACAACGGCCACATCGTGATCGCGGGCGCCGGCTGGATCGGCCTGGAGGTCGCGGCGGCCGCCCGCGAGTACGGCGCGGAGGTCACCGTCGTCGAGCACAATCCGACCCCGCTGTACCACGTCCTCGGCCCCGAGCTCGGCAACGTCTTCGCCGAGCTGCACCGCGAGCACGGCGTCCGCTTCCACTTCGGCGCCCGGCTGACCGAGATCGTCGGCCAGGACGGCATGGTCCTCGCGGCCCGCACCGACGACGGCGAGGAGCACCCGGCGCACGACGTCCTGGCGGCGATCGGCGCGGCACCCCGGACGGGGCTGGCGGAGGCGGCCGGGCTGGAGATCGCCGACCGCGCGCACGGCGGCGGTGTCGCGGTGGACGCGCGCTTGCGCACCTCCGACCCCGACATCCACGCGGCCGGCGACGTCGCGTCCTTCCCGCACGGTGTCTTCGACACGACGTTGCGCGTCGAGCACTGGGCCAACGCGCTGAACGGCGGCCCGGCTGCGGCGCGGGCGATGCTCGGCAAGGACGTCACCTACGACCGGGTGCCCTACTTCTTCACCGACCAGTACGACCTGGGGATGGAGTACAGCGGGTGGGCTCCGGCGGGGTCGTACGACGAAGTGGTGATCCGGGGAGACGCGGGAAAGCGTGAATTCATCGCGTTCTGGCTGAAGGAGCGGCGGGTGCTGGCCGGGATGAACGTCAACGTGTGGGATGTCACGGACCCCATCCAGCAGCTGATCCGGTCCCGGGCCCAGGTGAACACGGAGGCATTGGCGGACCCGCACATTCCGCTGGAAAGCGTCGCATCTTAG
- the dnaG gene encoding DNA primase, giving the protein MAGRINDEDVKAVRDAVPIDAVVSEYLQLRGAGGGNLKGLCPFHDEKSPSFQVSPSKGLFHCFGCQEGGDTITFVMKVDHLSFSEAVERLAAQAGITLRYEEGGYNPSHQRGERIRLVEAHKIAAEWYAEQLATGPEADTGRIFLAERGFDQAAAVHFGVGYSPQGWDHLTRYLRGKGFTDKELLLSGLSQEGRRGPIDRFRGRLMWPIRDIGGDVVGFGARKLYEADTGPKYLNTPETAIYKKSHVLYGIDLAKKEIAKASRAVVVEGYTDVMACHLAGVTTAIATCGTAFGSDHIKILRRLLMDNGSARVIFTFDGDAAGQKAALRAFEDDQKFAAETYIAIAPDNMDPCDLRLAKGDEAVADLVEPRTPLFEFALRQIVGRYDLETPAGRAAALDEAAPVVARIKNSGAQHEVAVQLAGMLGILDTQFVVKRVAQLARWARDRGGKGGPAPTRTDPHQYGAAPRASAPGPALQLRNPVYATERELLKLALQRPELVSPAFDAYGVDEFTAAPYAAVRQAVLDAGGAEYGTQDPQEYLVRVREAAPDDTVRAMVTELAVEAIMRKTVDENYAGDQLVTVRRRAVERRIRDIQSTLTRLGTNGDSAQLAAVQNELWVLQQYDQALREHGAAAL; this is encoded by the coding sequence GTGGCAGGACGGATCAACGACGAGGACGTGAAGGCGGTACGGGACGCGGTCCCGATCGACGCCGTGGTGTCCGAGTACCTCCAGCTGCGAGGCGCGGGCGGGGGCAACCTCAAGGGTCTCTGCCCCTTCCACGACGAGAAGTCGCCGTCCTTCCAGGTCAGCCCGAGCAAGGGACTCTTCCACTGCTTCGGCTGCCAGGAGGGCGGCGACACCATCACGTTCGTGATGAAGGTCGACCACCTCTCCTTCTCCGAGGCGGTCGAGCGTCTCGCCGCCCAGGCCGGCATCACCCTGCGGTACGAGGAGGGCGGGTACAACCCCTCGCACCAGCGCGGCGAACGCATCCGCCTGGTCGAGGCCCACAAGATCGCCGCCGAGTGGTACGCCGAGCAGCTCGCCACCGGCCCCGAGGCCGACACCGGCCGGATCTTCCTCGCCGAACGCGGCTTCGACCAGGCAGCCGCCGTCCACTTCGGCGTCGGCTACAGCCCCCAGGGCTGGGACCACCTCACCCGCTATCTGCGCGGCAAGGGCTTCACCGACAAGGAACTGCTCCTGTCCGGCCTCTCCCAGGAGGGCCGCCGGGGCCCCATCGACCGCTTCCGCGGCCGTCTGATGTGGCCGATCCGCGACATCGGCGGAGACGTCGTCGGCTTCGGCGCACGCAAGCTCTACGAGGCCGACACCGGCCCCAAGTACCTCAACACCCCCGAAACGGCGATCTACAAGAAGTCGCACGTCCTGTACGGCATCGACCTCGCCAAGAAGGAGATCGCCAAAGCGAGCCGGGCGGTGGTGGTCGAGGGCTACACGGACGTCATGGCGTGCCACCTCGCCGGAGTCACCACCGCCATCGCCACCTGCGGCACGGCCTTCGGCAGCGACCACATCAAGATCCTCCGCCGGCTGCTGATGGACAACGGCAGCGCGCGCGTCATCTTCACCTTCGACGGCGACGCGGCCGGCCAGAAGGCGGCCCTGCGCGCCTTCGAGGACGACCAGAAGTTCGCCGCCGAGACGTACATCGCGATCGCGCCGGACAACATGGACCCGTGCGACCTGCGCCTGGCCAAGGGCGACGAGGCGGTCGCCGACCTGGTCGAACCCCGTACCCCGCTCTTCGAGTTCGCGCTCCGCCAGATCGTCGGACGCTACGACCTCGAAACCCCGGCCGGCCGCGCCGCCGCCCTGGACGAGGCCGCGCCCGTCGTCGCCCGCATCAAGAACAGCGGCGCCCAGCACGAGGTCGCCGTGCAGCTCGCGGGCATGCTCGGCATCCTCGACACCCAGTTCGTGGTCAAGCGGGTGGCCCAGCTGGCCCGCTGGGCACGGGATCGGGGCGGCAAGGGCGGCCCGGCACCGACGCGCACGGACCCGCACCAGTACGGAGCGGCACCCCGAGCCTCGGCCCCCGGCCCGGCACTGCAACTCCGTAATCCGGTGTACGCCACCGAACGCGAACTGCTCAAACTCGCCCTCCAGCGCCCGGAGTTGGTCTCCCCGGCGTTCGACGCGTACGGCGTCGACGAGTTCACCGCCGCCCCCTACGCGGCCGTACGCCAGGCCGTCCTGGACGCGGGCGGCGCCGAGTACGGCACGCAGGACCCGCAGGAGTACCTCGTCCGCGTCCGCGAGGCGGCCCCCGACGACACCGTCCGCGCGATGGTCACGGAACTCGCGGTCGAGGCGATCATGCGCAAGACGGTCGACGAGAACTACGCGGGCGACCAGCTCGTCACGGTCCGCCGCCGCGCCGTCGAACGCCGCATCCGCGACATCCAGTCCACCCTCACCCGCCTCGGCACGAACGGCGACTCGGCCCAACTGGCGGCCGTGCAGAACGAACTGTGGGTACTGCAGCAGTACGACCAGGCCCTGCGCGAGCACGGAGCCGCAGCTCTCTGA
- a CDS encoding RNA polymerase sigma factor, protein MPESSERGRSVPHGSHTPAVPLIAYGTDSGEAADSVLEAALPHTSAANILEVAPVQTQTLTQTDISTAIGNEATAPDAEADVLVAVPAQSRVVHHPEAEPDSPPEPAEPPAEAMQTAEAEPVEPPVARAETSGPSSDLFRQYLREIGRIPLLTAAEEVELARRVEAGLFAEEKLVNTPDLDSQLALDLDRLVVMGRMAKRRLIEANLRLVVSVAKRYVGRGLTMLDLVQEGNLGLIRAVEKFDYARGYKFSTYATWWIRQAMSRALADQARTIRVPVHVVELINRVVRVQRRMLQERGYEPTPEEVAGHLELPPERVSEVLRLAQEPVSLHAPVGEEDDVALGDLIEDGDATSPVESAAFLLLREHLEAVLSTLGERERKVVQLRYGLADGRPRTLEEIGRIFGVTRERIRQIESKTLNKLRDHAFADQLRGYLD, encoded by the coding sequence GTGCCTGAGTCCTCGGAGCGCGGCCGATCCGTCCCCCACGGATCCCACACCCCCGCGGTTCCGCTCATCGCGTACGGGACGGACAGCGGCGAGGCCGCCGACTCCGTCCTCGAAGCAGCGCTGCCGCATACCTCGGCAGCGAACATCCTGGAGGTCGCCCCCGTGCAGACCCAGACCCTCACACAGACCGACATCAGTACCGCCATCGGCAACGAAGCCACTGCGCCGGACGCCGAGGCCGACGTTCTCGTCGCGGTGCCCGCGCAGAGCCGTGTCGTGCACCACCCCGAGGCAGAGCCGGACAGCCCGCCCGAACCGGCGGAACCGCCCGCCGAGGCGATGCAGACGGCCGAGGCCGAGCCCGTCGAACCGCCTGTCGCCCGCGCCGAGACCAGCGGCCCCTCCTCGGACCTGTTCCGCCAGTACCTGCGGGAGATCGGCCGCATCCCGCTGCTCACCGCGGCCGAGGAGGTCGAGCTCGCCCGCCGTGTGGAGGCCGGCCTGTTCGCCGAGGAGAAGCTGGTCAACACCCCCGACCTGGACAGCCAGTTGGCTCTCGACCTGGACCGGCTGGTCGTGATGGGCCGGATGGCCAAGCGCCGCCTGATCGAGGCGAACCTGCGGCTGGTCGTGTCCGTGGCGAAGCGGTACGTCGGCCGCGGTCTGACCATGCTGGACCTGGTGCAGGAAGGAAACCTCGGACTCATCCGGGCCGTGGAGAAGTTCGACTACGCCCGCGGCTACAAGTTCTCCACGTACGCCACCTGGTGGATCCGCCAGGCCATGTCCCGCGCCCTCGCCGACCAGGCCCGCACCATCCGCGTCCCGGTCCACGTCGTCGAGCTGATCAACCGGGTCGTCCGCGTCCAGCGCCGCATGCTGCAGGAGCGGGGCTACGAGCCGACACCCGAGGAAGTGGCCGGCCACCTCGAGCTCCCGCCCGAGCGCGTCAGCGAGGTCCTCCGACTCGCCCAGGAACCGGTGTCGTTGCACGCCCCGGTCGGCGAGGAGGACGACGTCGCCCTGGGCGACCTGATAGAGGACGGCGACGCGACATCACCGGTGGAGTCGGCGGCGTTCCTGCTGCTGCGGGAACACCTGGAGGCCGTCCTGTCCACGCTCGGCGAGCGCGAACGGAAGGTCGTACAACTGCGCTACGGCCTGGCGGACGGCCGCCCGCGCACGCTGGAGGAGATCGGCCGCATCTTCGGCGTGACGCGGGAACGGATCCGTCAGATCGAGTCGAAGACCCTCAACAAGCTCAGGGACCACGCGTTCGCGGACCAGCTGAGGGGCTACCTGGACTGA
- a CDS encoding ABC transporter ATP-binding protein → MAGPMGRMMAGGGPETRSLDFKVSGRRLIAQFKPERFTIYALLFCVVVSVGLNVVGPKILGKATDLVFAGIVGRQMPAGASKEQVLDSMRQRGDGEVADMLRSTDFTPGKGIDFAAVGNVLLFALGVFLVAGLLMAVATRLVNRAVNRTMYRMREDVQTKLSRLPLSYFDKRQRGEVLSRATNDIDNIGQTLQQSMGQLINSLLTIIGVLAMMFWVSWLLALVALVTVPLSAVVATRVGKRSQPHFVQQWRSTGKVNAHVEEMYTGHTLVKVFGRQEESAKQFAEQNEALYEAGFRAQFNSGVMQPLMMFVSNINYVLVAVVGGLRVASGALSIGDVQAFIQYSRQFSMPLTQVASMANLVQSGVASAERIFEVLDAEEQQADPVPGVRPEELRGRVALEGVSFRYDPEKRLIEDLSLAAEPGHTVAIVGPTGAGKTTLVNLLMRFYDVSGGRITLDGVDIAKMSRDELRAGIGMVLQDTWLFGGTIAENIAYGAAREVTRGEIEEAARAAHADRFIRTLPDGYDTVIDDEGTGVSAGEKQLITIARAFLSDPVILVLDEATSSVDTRTEVLIQKAMAKLAHGRTSFVIAHRLSTIRDADTILVMENGAIVEQGRHAELLGADGAYARLYKAQFAQAVAEVD, encoded by the coding sequence ATGGCCGGGCCGATGGGGCGGATGATGGCCGGGGGCGGCCCGGAGACCCGCTCGCTGGACTTCAAGGTGTCGGGCAGGCGGCTCATCGCGCAGTTCAAGCCGGAGCGGTTCACCATCTACGCGCTGCTGTTCTGCGTGGTGGTGAGCGTGGGCCTGAACGTGGTCGGGCCGAAGATCCTCGGCAAGGCCACCGACCTGGTCTTCGCGGGCATCGTCGGACGGCAGATGCCGGCCGGGGCCTCCAAGGAGCAGGTCCTCGACTCCATGCGGCAGCGCGGTGACGGCGAGGTCGCCGACATGCTGCGCAGCACGGACTTCACGCCGGGCAAGGGCATCGACTTCGCCGCGGTCGGGAACGTCCTGCTGTTCGCCCTCGGTGTGTTCCTCGTCGCCGGTCTGCTGATGGCGGTCGCGACCCGGCTGGTGAACCGGGCCGTCAACCGCACGATGTACCGGATGCGCGAGGACGTGCAGACGAAGCTGTCGCGGCTGCCGCTGTCGTACTTCGACAAGCGGCAGCGCGGTGAGGTGCTGTCGCGGGCGACGAACGACATCGACAACATCGGGCAGACCCTGCAGCAGTCGATGGGCCAGCTCATCAACTCGCTGCTCACCATCATCGGTGTGCTGGCGATGATGTTCTGGGTGTCGTGGCTGCTGGCGCTGGTCGCGCTGGTGACCGTGCCGCTGTCGGCCGTCGTGGCGACCCGGGTCGGCAAGCGGTCCCAGCCGCACTTCGTGCAGCAGTGGCGCTCGACCGGCAAGGTCAACGCGCACGTCGAGGAGATGTACACCGGGCACACCCTGGTGAAGGTGTTCGGGCGGCAGGAGGAGTCGGCGAAGCAGTTCGCCGAGCAGAACGAGGCGCTGTACGAGGCCGGGTTCAGGGCGCAGTTCAACAGCGGGGTCATGCAGCCGCTGATGATGTTCGTCTCGAACATCAACTATGTGCTGGTGGCGGTCGTGGGCGGTCTGCGGGTCGCGTCCGGTGCGCTGTCGATCGGCGATGTGCAGGCGTTCATCCAGTACTCGCGGCAGTTCTCGATGCCACTGACGCAGGTCGCGTCGATGGCGAACCTGGTGCAGTCGGGTGTCGCGTCGGCCGAGCGGATCTTCGAGGTCCTGGACGCGGAGGAGCAGCAGGCGGATCCGGTGCCGGGCGTGCGGCCGGAGGAACTGCGCGGGCGGGTCGCGCTGGAGGGCGTGTCCTTCCGGTACGACCCCGAGAAGCGGCTCATCGAGGATCTGTCGCTGGCGGCGGAACCCGGCCACACGGTCGCGATCGTCGGTCCCACCGGGGCCGGCAAGACGACGCTGGTGAACCTGCTCATGCGGTTCTACGACGTCTCCGGTGGGCGCATCACCCTCGACGGCGTCGACATCGCGAAGATGTCCCGCGACGAACTCCGGGCCGGGATAGGGATGGTGCTGCAGGACACCTGGCTGTTCGGCGGCACCATCGCGGAGAACATCGCGTACGGCGCCGCGCGGGAGGTCACCCGGGGCGAGATCGAGGAGGCGGCGCGGGCGGCCCACGCCGACCGCTTCATCCGTACCCTCCCCGACGGCTACGACACCGTCATCGACGACGAGGGCACGGGGGTCAGCGCCGGTGAGAAGCAGCTCATCACCATCGCGCGGGCGTTCCTGTCCGACCCGGTGATCCTGGTGCTGGACGAGGCGACGAGTTCGGTGGACACCCGGACCGAGGTGCTGATCCAGAAGGCGATGGCGAAGCTGGCGCACGGGCGGACGTCGTTCGTCATCGCGCACCGGCTGTCCACGATCCGGGACGCGGACACGATCCTGGTGATGGAGAACGGGGCGATCGTGGAGCAGGGCAGGCATGCGGAACTGCTCGGGGCCGACGGCGCGTATGCGCGGCTCTACAAGGCGCAGTTCGCGCAGGCGGTGGCCGAGGTCGACTAG
- a CDS encoding ABC transporter ATP-binding protein, with translation MLIRLLRTYLRPYKKPIALLVLLQFLQTCATLYLPTLNADIIDNGVVNGDTGYIIGYGALMIGISLAQVVCNIGAVYYGARTASALGRDVRAAVFDRVQSFSSREVGHFGAPSLITRTTNDVQQVQMLALMTFTLMVSAPIMCVGGIVLALGLDVPLSAVLVAVVPVLGICVTLIVRRLRPLFRSMQVRLDTVNRVLREQITGNRVIRAFVRDEYEEQRFRKSNTDLTEMSLKTGNLLALMFPVVMTTVNLSSIAVVWFGAHRIDSGGMAIGDLTAFLAYLMQIVMSVMMATFMFMMVPRAEVCAERIQEVLDTSSSVVPPADPVRELRRHGHLEIRGAGFRYPGAEEPVLKAVDLVARPGETTAVIGSTGSGKSTLLGLVPRLFDATEGEVLVDGVDVSAVEPQLLARTVGLVPQKPYLFAGTVATNLRYGNPDATDEELWHALEVAQAKDFVERLENGLDSPIAQGGTNVSGGQRQRLAIARTLVQRPEIYLFDDSFSALDYATDAALRAALARETAEATVVIVAQRVATIREADRIVVLDEGRVVGTGRHHELMADNETYREIVLSQLTEAEAA, from the coding sequence GTGCTCATACGACTTCTGCGGACCTACCTCAGGCCCTACAAGAAACCCATCGCCCTGCTGGTGCTGCTGCAGTTCCTGCAGACCTGCGCCACTCTCTACCTGCCCACGCTGAACGCGGACATCATCGACAACGGTGTGGTGAACGGCGACACCGGCTACATCATCGGCTACGGCGCCCTGATGATCGGCATCTCGCTGGCGCAGGTCGTCTGCAACATCGGCGCGGTCTACTACGGAGCGCGGACGGCGTCGGCGCTCGGCCGGGACGTGCGGGCGGCCGTCTTCGACCGGGTGCAGTCCTTCTCCTCGCGCGAGGTGGGGCATTTCGGCGCGCCCTCGCTGATCACCCGTACGACCAACGACGTCCAGCAGGTCCAGATGCTGGCCCTGATGACGTTCACGCTGATGGTGTCGGCGCCCATCATGTGCGTGGGCGGCATCGTGCTGGCGCTCGGACTGGATGTGCCGCTGTCCGCGGTACTCGTGGCCGTCGTACCGGTACTGGGCATCTGCGTGACCTTGATCGTACGGCGGCTGCGGCCGCTGTTCCGGTCCATGCAGGTGCGGCTCGACACGGTGAACCGGGTACTGCGCGAGCAGATCACCGGCAACCGCGTCATCCGCGCCTTCGTGCGGGACGAGTACGAGGAGCAGCGCTTCCGGAAGTCCAACACCGACCTCACCGAGATGTCGCTGAAGACCGGCAACCTGCTCGCGCTGATGTTCCCGGTGGTCATGACCACGGTGAACCTGTCGTCGATCGCGGTGGTGTGGTTCGGTGCCCATCGCATCGACAGCGGTGGGATGGCGATCGGTGACCTGACCGCGTTCCTCGCCTATCTGATGCAGATCGTCATGTCCGTGATGATGGCCACCTTCATGTTCATGATGGTGCCGCGCGCGGAGGTGTGCGCCGAACGCATCCAGGAGGTCCTGGACACCTCGTCGAGCGTGGTGCCGCCGGCCGACCCGGTGCGGGAGCTGCGCCGCCACGGCCATCTGGAGATCCGCGGGGCGGGCTTCCGCTACCCGGGTGCCGAGGAGCCGGTGCTGAAGGCCGTCGACCTGGTGGCGCGGCCCGGTGAGACCACTGCCGTGATCGGGTCCACGGGCAGCGGCAAGTCGACGCTGCTCGGGCTGGTGCCGCGGCTGTTCGACGCGACCGAGGGGGAGGTGCTCGTCGACGGCGTCGACGTGTCGGCCGTCGAGCCGCAGTTGCTGGCGCGGACCGTCGGGCTGGTGCCGCAGAAGCCGTATCTGTTCGCGGGCACGGTGGCGACCAATCTGCGGTACGGCAATCCGGACGCGACGGACGAGGAGCTGTGGCACGCGCTGGAGGTGGCGCAGGCCAAGGACTTCGTGGAGCGCCTTGAGAACGGGCTGGACTCCCCCATCGCGCAGGGCGGCACCAATGTCTCCGGCGGTCAGCGGCAGCGGCTCGCCATCGCGCGCACGCTGGTGCAGCGCCCGGAGATCTACCTCTTCGACGACTCCTTCTCCGCGCTCGACTACGCCACGGACGCGGCGCTGCGCGCGGCCCTGGCCCGCGAGACCGCGGAGGCGACCGTCGTGATCGTCGCCCAGCGCGTGGCGACCATCCGGGAGGCCGACCGGATCGTCGTCCTGGACGAGGGACGGGTCGTCGGCACCGGCCGGCACCACGAGCTGATGGCGGACAACGAGACCTACCGGGAGATCGTGCTCTCCCAGCTGACGGAAGCGGAGGCTGCCTGA
- a CDS encoding FGGY family carbohydrate kinase codes for MGIVAGLDSSPDFTRIVVCDTDTGAVLRQGYAPHPVESAEGGGRPADVDPQAWLLSLGEAAGGGLLEGVQAIGVSSQQNAIVPLDAQGNTVRPALVGGDKRAQVAAADLIDALGGRAAWAQAVGCVPQAAQPVTKLRWLVKNEPDAAQRTAVLLQAHDWLVWQLLGRPVRRTTDRGGASGTGYWSAATGSYRTDLVELALGHQAMLPEVIGPADAAGTTPEGLLISAGTGETMAAAFGLGIGLGDAVVSLGASGSVMAVHPEALVDSTGMITSLADATGMHLPVVTTLNAVRTLRGTAELLGLPDLESLSDLAMKSTPGSHGLVLLPYLEGERTPNLPHTAGTLAGLRRESMKAEHLARAAFEGMLCGLADALDVLRGRGVEVRRIFLLGAAAELPAVQAAAPSLFGVQVVVPQPADYAAIGAARQATWALGVSQGTLDPRTPPFWQGAAAQVLEPGEDLAVGQAVRQQFVSVREQTHPGALRP; via the coding sequence ATGGGGATAGTCGCCGGGTTGGACAGTTCGCCCGATTTCACTCGTATCGTTGTCTGTGACACGGACACAGGGGCCGTGCTCAGGCAGGGATACGCGCCGCATCCGGTGGAGAGTGCTGAGGGTGGCGGCCGGCCTGCCGATGTCGATCCGCAGGCCTGGTTGCTGTCCCTCGGGGAGGCGGCCGGTGGTGGGCTGCTCGAGGGCGTCCAGGCCATCGGGGTCTCGTCCCAGCAGAACGCCATCGTGCCGCTCGACGCCCAGGGCAACACCGTGCGGCCCGCTCTCGTCGGCGGTGACAAGCGGGCGCAGGTCGCGGCCGCCGATCTCATCGACGCGCTCGGCGGACGCGCGGCCTGGGCGCAGGCTGTGGGGTGCGTGCCGCAGGCCGCGCAGCCGGTGACCAAGCTGCGCTGGCTGGTCAAGAACGAGCCCGACGCCGCCCAGCGCACCGCCGTCCTGCTGCAGGCCCATGACTGGCTGGTGTGGCAGCTGCTCGGGCGGCCGGTCAGGAGGACCACGGATCGGGGCGGCGCCTCCGGTACGGGGTACTGGTCCGCCGCCACCGGCTCCTACCGGACCGATCTCGTCGAGCTGGCGCTCGGTCATCAGGCCATGCTGCCCGAGGTGATCGGGCCCGCGGACGCGGCCGGTACGACACCGGAGGGGCTGCTCATCTCGGCCGGGACCGGCGAGACCATGGCCGCCGCCTTCGGGCTCGGCATCGGGCTCGGGGACGCGGTCGTCTCGCTCGGGGCCTCCGGGTCGGTGATGGCCGTCCACCCCGAGGCACTCGTCGACAGCACCGGGATGATCACCTCTCTCGCCGACGCCACGGGCATGCACCTGCCGGTCGTCACCACGCTGAACGCCGTACGGACCCTGCGCGGCACCGCCGAGCTGCTCGGCCTGCCCGATCTGGAGAGCCTGTCCGACCTGGCGATGAAGTCGACGCCGGGGTCTCACGGTCTCGTGCTGCTGCCCTATCTGGAGGGCGAGCGGACGCCGAATCTGCCGCACACGGCAGGGACGCTGGCGGGCCTTCGGCGTGAGTCGATGAAGGCCGAGCATCTCGCGCGGGCGGCGTTCGAGGGCATGCTGTGCGGGCTCGCGGACGCGCTCGACGTGCTGCGCGGGCGGGGCGTGGAGGTGCGGCGGATCTTCCTGCTGGGAGCTGCCGCCGAGCTGCCCGCCGTGCAGGCCGCGGCGCCCTCGCTGTTCGGTGTGCAGGTCGTCGTGCCGCAGCCGGCGGACTACGCCGCGATCGGCGCCGCCCGGCAGGCGACCTGGGCGCTCGGGGTTTCCCAGGGCACCCTGGACCCGCGCACCCCGCCGTTCTGGCAGGGTGCGGCCGCGCAGGTCCTGGAGCCCGGCGAGGATCTCGCGGTGGGCCAGGCGGTGCGCCAGCAGTTCGTGTCGGTGCGGGAACAGACCCACCCGGGTGCGCTCCGACCGTAG
- a CDS encoding YtxH domain-containing protein has translation MRYRLTFVAGLVLGYVLGTRAGRERYEQLKKSAQQIAQNPAVRNTAETAAQQGRHYAGKAYHTVSHKVGEHVPDTVVERVRALRERSSHNGGDDWGTSGT, from the coding sequence ATGCGCTACCGCCTCACGTTCGTCGCCGGCCTCGTCCTCGGTTACGTACTGGGCACACGGGCCGGGCGCGAGCGCTACGAGCAGTTGAAGAAGTCCGCGCAGCAGATCGCACAGAACCCGGCGGTCCGCAACACCGCGGAGACGGCGGCGCAGCAGGGCCGCCACTACGCGGGCAAGGCGTATCACACGGTGAGCCACAAGGTCGGCGAGCATGTGCCCGACACGGTGGTGGAACGGGTGCGTGCGCTGCGTGAGCGCAGTTCGCACAACGGCGGCGACGACTGGGGCACGAGCGGCACCTAG
- a CDS encoding type II toxin-antitoxin system VapB family antitoxin, which yields MSVTQIDLDDEALAEAMRLMGATTKKETVNAALRDYVARIRRLEAAEKLAARGERGEFEQAAAAHEAEKRARREAFE from the coding sequence GTGTCCGTCACGCAGATCGATCTCGACGACGAGGCGCTGGCCGAGGCCATGCGGCTCATGGGTGCCACGACGAAGAAAGAGACCGTCAACGCGGCTCTTCGGGACTACGTGGCGCGGATCAGGAGGCTGGAGGCCGCGGAGAAGCTGGCCGCGCGAGGTGAGCGCGGCGAGTTTGAGCAGGCCGCAGCGGCGCATGAAGCTGAGAAGCGTGCGCGGCGCGAGGCCTTCGAGTGA
- a CDS encoding PIN domain nuclease: MITYLVDTSALWHLFRTPGALRPWEGHIAAGVFHLCEPTRAEFLYSATSPSHRDELAEELDALCLLSPVPKNAWRWVDAAQYKLTQRGQHRAAGAIDLLVCATAVHHGHTVLHVDNDFVTVAGVLKEVQQRDARA; encoded by the coding sequence GTGATCACGTATCTGGTGGATACCTCGGCTCTGTGGCATCTGTTCCGTACTCCAGGTGCACTGCGCCCCTGGGAGGGACACATCGCCGCCGGGGTGTTCCACCTCTGTGAGCCGACACGAGCCGAATTCCTCTACTCGGCGACCAGCCCGTCTCACCGAGATGAGCTGGCCGAGGAGTTGGACGCGCTCTGTCTGCTCTCTCCGGTTCCGAAGAACGCCTGGCGGTGGGTCGACGCCGCCCAGTACAAACTGACCCAGAGGGGCCAGCACAGGGCGGCGGGAGCGATCGACCTGTTGGTGTGTGCGACAGCTGTGCACCATGGGCACACCGTCCTTCATGTGGACAATGACTTCGTGACGGTGGCCGGAGTCCTCAAGGAGGTCCAGCAGCGAGACGCACGAGCCTGA
- a CDS encoding substrate-binding domain-containing protein: MRARLPIIERLSGHRSFAVIGLDENDLTAGLGVSAVVRDPQEVGRQAARLAIDRIAEPERPPRTVTVSSTLIHRGTEEANAPILALET, from the coding sequence GTGCGAGCACGCCTGCCCATCATCGAGCGCCTCTCCGGCCACCGTTCCTTCGCCGTCATCGGACTCGACGAGAACGACCTCACCGCAGGCCTCGGCGTGTCCGCCGTCGTCCGGGATCCCCAGGAGGTCGGCCGCCAGGCGGCACGGCTGGCCATCGACCGCATCGCCGAGCCCGAGCGGCCGCCGCGTACCGTCACTGTCTCCAGCACCCTGATCCACCGCGGCACCGAGGAGGCCAACGCGCCGATCCTTGCCCTGGAGACCTGA